Genomic window (Rossellomorea aquimaris):
TCAGAGATTTAAAATTAACATGTATATTTTACAAATTTTTCGAATGAATATTTGAAAGCCTAGCGCTGTATATTTTGTTCAAGTGAGCAATGTACAAGCCGACATGTAAAAGACATGATGACAGTTCATAGCAAGAGGAGGTGAAATAATGCAACCTATTACAATCATCTTCATTTTGCTTGGCCTAATCGTCGGTGTAGTTGTTGGATACCTAATTCGTAAGTCCATTGCTGAAGCAAAGATTGCTGGTGCTAAAGGTTCAGCGGAGCACATTTTAGAAGATGCGAAGCGCGAGGCAGATGCTCTGAAGAAAGAAGCACTTTTGGAAGCAAAGGATGAAAATCATAAACTTCGCACAGAAATGGAAAATGACCTTCGTGAACGAAGAAATGAATTGCAGAAACAAGAAAATCGTTTGATGCAAAAAGAGGAAAACCTCGATCGGAAAGATGAAACGCTTGATAAGCGTGAAGCCTTACTCGAGAGAAAAGAGGGGACTCTTAACGAGAGACAACAACATATTGAAGAGACGGAAAGCAAAGTGGACGAGATGGTACGATCACAGCAAACAGAGCTAGAGCGTATCTCGAGCTTAACTCGTGATGAAGCGAAAGGAATCATTCTTGACCGCGTTGAAAATGAACTCTCCCATGATATCGCCATTATGGTCAGAGAGCATGAAACACGTGCGAAGGAAGATGCAGATAAGAAGGCGAAAGAAGTCCTTTCACTGGCTATTCAACGTTGTGCTGCCGAACATGTGGCAGAAACAACTGTTAGTGTTGTGAACCTACCGAATGATGAGATGAAAGGTCGAATTATTGGGCGAGAAGGACGTAACATTCGTACGCTGGAAACTTTAACAGGAATTGATCTGATTATTGACGATACTCCTGAAGCAGTTATTCTTTCTGGTTTTGATCCGATTCGTAGAGAAACGGCTCGAATTGCATTAGAGAAGTTAGTTCAGGATGGACGTATCCACCCTGCGCGAATTGAAGAGATGGTCGATAAATCTCGACGTGAAGTGGATGAATACATCCGTGAAATTGGTGAACAGACAACCTTTGAAGTTGGCGTTCATGGTCTTCACCCGGATTTAATTAAAATCTTGGGACGTTTAAAGTATCGTACAAGTTACGGACAAAACGTTTTAAAACACTCAATGGAAGTGGCTTATCTGTCCGGGTTACTAGCAGCAGAGCTTGGTGAGGATGAAAGACTCGCTAAACGTGCTGGACTACTTCATGATATCGGAAAAGCGATCGACCATGAAGTAGAAGGAAGCCACGTAGAAATTGGTGTTGAACTGGCAACGAAGTACAAAGAACACCCTGTTGTCATTAACAGTATTGCCTCTCACCACGGAGATACAGAGCCTACGTCCATCATTGCCGTACTGGTTGCTGCAGCTGATGCTTTATCTGCTGCGAGACCTGGCGCAAGAAGTGAGACGCTTGAGAACTATATCCGCCGATTAGAGAAGCTGGAAGAAATCTCAGAGTCATATGAAGGCGTTGAGAAATCTTTCGCGATTCAGGCAGGACGTGAAGTTCGTATTATGGTTAGACCAGAAGCCATTGACGATTTGGAATCTCACCGATTAGCAAGGGATATCCGTAAACGGATCGAAGATGAACTTGATTATCCAGGCCATATTAAAGTAACGGTCATCCGTGAAACAAGGGCTGTCGAATACGCGAAATAAGAGGTTGACTCGAAAAGGATATTTCTTTTCGGGTCAGCTTTTTTTATCGTTTATATGATCCTGGGACGGATGAATAGACGGTAAGTTATTTGTGATACAATAACTAGAAGACTGAATACATATATAGAAGGGAATTTTCATGAAAATTTTATTTGTTGGAGACGTTGTCGGATCAATGGGCAGGGAAATGATCACGGAATACCTGCCGAAGTTAAAAAAGAAGCATTCACCGGATTTCACCATCGTTAACGGAGAAAATGCTGCTTCAGGCAGAGGGATCACGGAGAAGATTTACAAACAATTTTTGCAAGATGGTGCCAATATGGTGACTCTCGGTAATCATACTTGGGACAATAGAGACATTTTCAATTTTATCGACTCATCGAAACAAATGGTAAGACCGGCCAATTTCCCGGAAGGAACCCCGGGGAGCGGTTTGGTGTTTGCTGAAGTGTATGGAAAAGAGGTTGCCGTTATCAATGCTCAAGGTAGAACGTTTATGCCTCCCCTTGATGATCCGTTTAAGGCACTGGATGAACTTGTAGACGAAGCAAAGAAGAGAACGTCTATTATCTTCGTTGACTTTCATGCAGAAGCAACTAGTGAAAAGCAGGCTATTGGCTGGTTATTGGATGGCAGGGTATCTGCTGTAATAGGGACCCATACACATGTGCAAACAGCGGATAACCGCATCCTGCCCAATGGTACTGCATTTATGTGTGATGTCGGTATGACAGGCCCATATGATGAGGTACTGGGAATGAGTAAGGATTCAGTTCTGAAGAGATTTCAGACCAGTTTGCCAGTTCGTTTTGAAGTTCCAAAGACAGGACGAAAAATTTTGAGTGCCTGTTTAATAGATGTTGATCAAAAAACGGGTAAAGCAAAGAAAATCGATCGTATTTTGATTAACGAAGATCATCCATTTATGGCAGAATATTAAATGTTTTATTTCCTTTTTTCAGTGAGACCGGAATGATTTGTCCATTTCCTGAATATAGTATCAGTGGAATCATTTATACCAAGTTTGTTCTTTACCACGGACATACGGTATGGGGGAAATGACAAGGAGGAAAAGGAATGGAAATATTAAAAGTTTCAGCAAAATCTAATCCTAATTCTGTAGCTGGTGCACTCGCCGGTGTTCTTCGTGAAAGAGGAGGAGCTGAGATTCAAGCTATTGGTGCAGGGGCTTTAAATCAAGCCGTTAAAGCAGTTGCAATTGCCAGAGGCTTTGTGGCTCCCAGTGGTTTAGATTTGATATGTATCCCGGCATTTACAGATATTCTGATCGATGGGGAAGAGCGTACGGCGATAAAGTTAATAGTGGAACCAAGATAATAAACCATAGGCTGTTCATTAAAGAGGGGATTCTTTAGTGGACAGCCTTTCTATTATTTCATAGTATTATTAATACGGAAGTCAGGCACTTGAAAGGATGAAGAAACATGTTATTTGATGCACACTGTGATGTATTGATGAAGTTATATTTAGAACCGGGGAATAAAGCATTTCAATCTAAGCACACTTTACATATTACATATCCACAGCTGGTGGAAAGCAGAAGTAAGATACAATTATTTGCTATTTATATTCCATCCAATTTGAAGCCGGGTCAACGATTTCAAGCTGCCTTGGAAATGGTGAACTTATTTCATAATCAAATCCTGAAACCAAACCCTAAACTAAAATTTGTCACCTCCAAAAGAGATATAGAAAAATTAGCGCATGATGAAATGGGGGCAATGCTTACACTTGAAGGCGTTGAAGCGATAGAAGAGGATCTCTCCAAGCTTGAAATACTTTATCGGCTTGGGGTCCGGTCTGCAGGTTTAACGTGGAATTGGGCCAATGCGGCTGCAGATGGAGCACTTGAGCCGAGGGGTGGAGGATTAACCAATTTTGGCCATGAGGTGGTTTCATTCTTAAACGAGAACAGGGTGTGGACAGATGTTTCCCATTTATGTGAAAAAGCATTTTGGGATACAATCGAGATTGCTGAATATCCCATCGCTTCTCACTCGAATGCTTACTCCATTTGTCCCAACCCCCGGAATTTGAAAAACGATCAAATTGAAGCATTAATCAAAAAGGACAGTGTCATGGGGATCACGTTTGTACCCCCATTTCTAAACAAAAAAGGTACAGCGGCGATTTCAGATGTCATCAGGCACATCGAACATGTTTGCAGTTTGGGTGGGGAGGATCATATTGGATTTGGATCGGATTTCGACGGGATATCAGAAACAGTACAGGGGTTATCATCATTTGATCAATATAATAACTTAATCAACACTCTTCAACGATACTACAGCGAGATACAGGTGAAAAAATTCCTGTTCGAAAACTTTGTTGGAAGATTACCAGATTGATTACTAAACCGGCCATTAAGGAAATACCTTTAATGGTTTTTCTGTACCAGGAATAAAGTGTTTACATTCATAATCTCTTTAATACAGTAGTGATTTAAATAGAAAAGTGATAAACTGATAGAGTGAATACAAAGAAAAAAGTTGCAACTATCCTTTGTTGCAATAGATTGTTTGAACGAAATATGAGAATACGCTTCTCTAATAGATGTTGCAAAAATTGATTGAAGGGGTGTAATAAATGAAGGAACAACTTTCATGGAAAGTTGGTGGCCAGCAAGGTGAAGGGATAGAGAGTACGGGTGAAATCTTTTCTATGGCCCTTAATCGCCTTGGGTATTTCTTATATGGTTACCGCCATTTCTCCTCTCGTATTAAGGGAGGACATACAAATAACAAGATTCGGGTAAGCACAACACAAGTGCGTGCGATTGCTGATGACTTAGATATTTTAGTTGCATTTGACCAGGAAACGATTGATGTGAATTATAAGGAATTACATAGCAATGGTGTGATTATAGCTGATGCGAAGTTCAAGCCTGAAAAGCCTGAAGATACGGATGCTTCTCTCTATATCATTCCTTTCACTCAGTTGGCTACGGAACTTGGGACGTCATTAATGAAGAATATGGTAGCGGTAGGTGCGACCTGTGCCGTTCTCAACCTGGATCCAGATGTTTTCAAGGAAGTAGTGGAAGAAATTTTCGGCCGTAAAGGTGAGACCGTAGTAGAGAAAAACATGGAAGCTATCAAGCAAGGATTTCAAACAATGAAAGATGAGCTTGGAAGCAAGGTGGGTTCATTACAACTGAAGGAAGCGGATGGAAATAAGCGCATGTTCATGATCGGGAACGATGCGATTGCTCTAGGTGCTCTGGCTGGTGGGGTTCGTCTGATGGCAGCATATCCTATCACTCCGGCTTCTGAAATCATGGAATACCTCATTAAGAAGCTTCCGATGGTCGGAGGAACGGTTATCCAGACAGAGGATGAGATAGCAGCGGCAACGATGGCAATCGGTGCGAACTACGGGGGAATCCGTTCTTTCACTGCATCGGCTGGACCCGGTCTTTCACTTATGATGGAAGCAATCGGCTTATCCGGTATGACAGAGCAGCCTTTAGTAGTGGTGGATACTCAACGTGGAGGACCGTCCACAGGTCTTCCAACGAAACAGGAGCAGTCCGACTTGATGGCCATGATTTACGGTACGCACGGGGAGATTCCTAAGATCGTCCTGGCTCCAAGTACTGTACAGGAAGCGTTCTATGATACAGTAGATGCGTTTAACTTGGCTGAAGAGTATCAATGTCCAGTCATCATTCTTTCTGATCTTCAGCTTTCATTAGGGAAGCAAACGGTTGAACCTCTTGATTACAGCAAAGTGGAAATTCGTAGAGGGAAGCTTGTCGGCAATGAATCAGAGTTAAATGAATTAGAAGCGAAGAAATACTTTAAACGTTTTGAAGTGACTGAAGATGGTGTATCACCACGTGTCATTCCTGGAATGAAAAACGGTATTCATCATGTGACTGGAGTCGAACATGATGAAACAGGGAAGCCTTCTGAATCTCCGGTAAACAGACAGGCACAGATGGATAAACGCATGCGCAAGGTGGAAAACATCCGCTTCAACAATCCAATCCACACTCATGCACCACATGAAGAAGCCGATTTATTATTAGTTGGATTCAACTCGACACGTGGAGTAATTGAAGAAGCAATGGAACGACTTGAAGCTGACGGGTTGAAAGTGAATCATGCTCATATCCGTTTAATCCATCCGTTTCCGGCAGATGAACTGGAACCATTGATGCAATCAGCCAAGAAAGTGGTCGTGATTGAACATAATGCTACTGGTCAATTAGCCAATATAATCAAAATGAACGTGCGGTATGGAAATAAAATCACGAAGATGACTAAGTATGATGGCACACCCTACTTGCCAAATGAAATTCATTCAAGATGTAAGGAGTTGATCTGATCCATGGCTACCTTTAAAGATTTTAGAAATAATGTTAAACCCAACTGGTGTCCTGGGTGTGGTGACTTCTCTGTACAAGCCGCGATTCAAAGGGCATCGGCAAATGTAGGGCTGGATCCTGAACAATTGGCTGTCGTATCCGGAATCGGTTGTTCCGGACGTATATCAGGCTACATTAACTCGTACGGTTTTCATGGTATTCACGGACGTTCCCTGCCTATCGCTCAAGGATTGAAAATGGCTAATAAGGAATTAACCGTCATCGCATCAGGTGGGGACGGAGATGGGTTTGCCATCGGCCTTGGTCATACGATCCATGCAATTCGTCGAAATGTAGATGTCACATACATCGTTATGGATAACCAGATTTATGGGCTGACAAAAGGACAAACCTCTCCTCGTTCGTCATCTGGTTTTAAGACAAAGTCAACGCCTCAGGGAAGCATAGAGCCAGCACTGGCACCGATGGAAATGGCACTAACAGCAGGTGCAACCTTCGTTGCTCAAAGTTTCTCTTCTGACCTGAAAGAGCTGACAGCGATAATTGAAGCAGGACTTAATCACAAAGGCTTCTCATTGATCAACGTGTTTAGTCCTTGCGTAACCTATAACAAGATCAATACGTACGACTGGTTCAAAGAGAACCTGACAAAGCTCTCTGATGTTGAAGGCTATGATCCATCTAATCGTGAACAAGCAATGAATACGCTTATGGAGAAGGATGGACTGGTGACTGGATTGATTTATCAAAACAAAGAACAGCCTTCATACCAGGACCTCGTAACCGGGTATTCTGAAGAGCCATTAAGTACACATGATTTAAAGTTAGATGAGGATAAATTTAATGAATTAGTCAAAGAATTTATGTAATTGAATAAACCGGGCTCCTCACTTAGGTGCCCGGTTTTTTAATTTGTTGATTTCTTCAATTAAGTGAGCATTTGTGAATTGCAGGTGCTGAATTGTGTTTTCATAGCTATTCATTTTATTTTTAATTGCAGCTGATTCTTCTTCATGGAAAGTGAATACGTCTTCCTTCATAAGCTTAATGTTCTTCCTTAGTGAATGAAGGGTATTGGTATATGCCTCTTTTTCGTCTATCAGTTTTTTTAGTGATGTTTCTATTTTTTGGATATAGGCTGATTTTTCGATTTGCATTTTGGATGCCTGTTCGAGCTGAATCGCTTTGGTGGTAAGTAAGTCGTCGTAATGGGATGTAGATTCTGAAAGAATTTGCTGGACTTCATACAATTCTATTTCTCTTAAGTAAAGTTGAGCTTTTAAGGATTCGTTTTCATCCGAAAGGTTGTAATTTTTATATTCCTCAAAGCTATTCAGTTTGAGCAAATGTTGTTTCTGTAATGAGCCCTCAATTTTCAATTCCTCAATTAGCTCCTTCAACTTAAGAAGTTCCATTTCTTTTACGTAAAGCTCATTATTTAAGAATTTATTCTGATCCGAGAGGTTATTGTTTTTATATTTCTCAAAGTTATTTAGTCTGTCTGAATTTAGTTTTTCTTCATTCCACTTAATTTTCAGCCCCACGAGGAGCTCTTCCATCTCCAGTAATTCAATTTCTTTTGAATATAACTGTTTTTCCATTTGTTGTTTATTAATCGTTAGTAATTCTTTTTCTTTTATTAGATAACTATGTGACACTTGTGATGAAATGATTTCTTTTTCAAGGGCAGTCTTAGTTAAATAGTTATGTTCGACCAGTTTTTTTACTTCTGTCGAGTAGAGGAGGTTTATTTTACGCAGTTGATCCTTTAATTGATTAATGGTATAACGAAGCTTTTTTATTTCCTTTTCTTGAGATTTGTAGGCAGATTTATATTTTATGGAAAGTTGCTCATTTTCTTCAACTTTTTTTTCAATCTGTATTCGAAAAGCTTCATTTGATTTTTCTAGACGTTGATTTTCTTTTTTTATGGAATGGATTTCGTGGGCAAGATAGTGCTTTTCCAAGGTTGAACACTTATGTTTGTATTTCTCCAATTCGGATTTATAATGGATTATTTGCTGTTGAAGTTGGATTGGTGAAAGATATTTCATGTTTGAATACTCCTTTCTGTATGCTTTTATTATTTATATGTACCAACCGAGGCGAAAGCTATTTGTCCATAAAATAAGCCATGTAAACTTCCCAGCGTTTACATGGCTTTTATATATTTATAATTAATATCATTGCAATGATAGGAAATCGTTCACGTTCTAATATTCATTTAAAGAGGTAGCGTAACCACTTATATGCATAGATTAAACACTTTATCATAACATTTCATTCTAATGGTAATTTTCAAAATTTCACATATTAAATTGTTAAAGGTCCTACATTCCCCCTTTCCTTATGTTATATGATATGACGCTTAAGAAACAGGAGTACAGTCAAATGTCTATAGAATTAGCCTATTTTTTAATAGTAATCGAAAAACTATTAATAAGCCTATTATTTTTTTTTGAATAAATAGGTATTTACTCTATACCAAATTCTTTATCGTCCATAGGATATAGTGTGATATAAATATTCATTTAAAGGAAGGAAGGATTTTTTTGAAGAAGCGTAAACAAATTAGGGGTTCCCAGACTCCTACACCATCTCCGTCTCCGATTCCACTGGATCCGAATGATTTAGCACCAGAATGTATTCGTGTAGACAAAGTATATGACTGGGTGTTCTTTGCGAACAAGTATGAGAACAAGAATTTCATTCCTGATGAAGCGTGTCGTGCAGCGGTCAGCGCGGCTCTTGCGGCAGGTCAAAGAGTAGAAGTACAAACAGCTCCGGTTGACCCATCGGATGTAAGTGTGACTGGTACCATTCTTGAAAATGGTAATCCTGGTAGAGTCTTGATTGTTTGGACAGTACCTGTTGAAGTAACAATTCTAATCGAAGGTGTAGCAGAGTGTTCGTTTACTGTGCGTACACAATTTACCGATGAGATTATGCTTTGTGTGCCTACTGGTATCACCAATGAAAACTTAAATATCAGAGCGACTCAAGTCATTGCCAGCTCAGGAGGAGTATTAATGGGACCTGATCCATTCGGGCCTATGATTCCTTTAAAAGTTGTTCTTTGTAAAGACGTCCAAGTAGAATATCCGGTCAAATTAGAAGTCCTGGCAAAGTTCTGTTTCCCGCGTCCTAACAATATCAGAGTCCCTGAAGAAAAACTTCGTTGTGATTTAAGCCTATTAGAGTTCCCGCGTCAATGTCCAGGGTTATTCCCGGTTGATAACTGTGAATGCCAGGCGACAGCTCTTGCAAGAAATGAAGATACTGACGCAACATTCGGATCTGGTGCAACAGCTGATACAGTAACAGGTCTATCAACTTTAAGAGCTGAAATTTGTCAAGAGTGCTCACTTGCAGACAGTACATGGTCTTACTCTTTCACTGATACAGAAGTAGGCCCTACTCCAGCACCGACTGCAACAGGATTCCAACCTGATTTCTCCTTTACTTTCGATCCATCATCTATCGATAGAGTAACCTGTGGTGACGATGCACTTACTGCGGTTGGAGAAGGAATTCGTTACTTTGACGGAGCACCTGAACAATTATTCTATGAACTTCAAATTTTTGATGCACCTACTGAAGGCTTCCGCTTAATCTTAAGAAATACGGCTAATGTTGTCATCTTCGATAGTGGAGTGGTAGATGCATTGGTTGAGTTTGGTGAGTGTGAAACATTTGCAGACTTACTTGGAGGCTTGGATGACTAATTAAATGAAGGAGAGAGAACTCTCTCTCCTTTTTTTTAACATGTAAACAAACCGTACATAAGATAATACAAAGGAATTATTGGAGGTGAAAAAGGTGACCGAGGAGGAGTATAAGCTTAACCATGGCACAGAATATCCGGAATTAATGAATGATATTCATATGATATCTGAAGAAATACAATCTCTCTATAATCATTATTCGAAACGAATTAAAAATGTGTCGGAAGAATTGTCCAGAGAAAGGTCCAAACATCTTGTCTATCAATCAGAAATTGCGGAAAATCATCATACCATCCTAATGCTGACAGAACAGATTGAATTTCTGCTTCAAAATATTGAAATGAAATATGAGTTAGATCTTGAACTGCAACAGGAATTAATGAAGAAATCCCTTTCCGAAGAAACTGAATTGCCCAATGACAAAAACTTTCAGGTAGCATATAAGGAAGAAAGCATACAAGATAACTCAAAGGATGTCCATCTTGCACCTACACCAATCCCGGAAGTTAAAATATTTTATGAAAGTGCTCAAGGTTACATGAAATCACCACTCGAAAAAATTAAAAATGAAGCGATATCCTTATTAATTGAAGCGAATGAGTACTTTATGTCAGAGAAAAAAATTTTATTTGAAGTTGAGGTATATAATAACGTTTTCGTTAATCTTATTGATTGGTTACGAATGCACCGAAAACAATACATGCGTCCAATTAAAGAAAGGTGGTATACAATAGTGTGGAAATTTTTATGGGGTAAGGAAGAGGAAAACAATCATCCGGAAATACTGAAAAAACTTAATCTGATTGAAGAGCAATTGGTATCACATTCAATGAAATTCAATGAAGTCAAGGAGACGTTGATAAAGAGCAATGAAAGTGAGGAAACAACCAAGAGTTATTTACAGAAAATAAGTGTATTGAACGATGAGTTAAAGAAAATCGAAGAATATTATGAGGATGAACTTCATTCATTAAAGGATCAATTGGAAGATTATAAACAAAGAGAAAAAGACCTTGAAAAAGAAGTAAGTTTATTGAATCAAAAATATACAGGTAATCAAAAGGAAAAAAGTAATCGGGAAGCTGAAATGGAAAAGGAGTTGGATAAGCTAAAGAAAGATCTTCAATCTCGATCCAATAAGAAAAAAGAAATTTACCAAAATATGAAGCAGCAGCAGAAAAAGCAAGCTTCTCATGTTAATCCTCAGTTCGATGAATACGGCAATATACCTATGGCTTCTGAATCGAAACGTACCATGTTTAATCCCAACAAGTATATGAGGTAGATTGAAAGGGGTGATAATAATGCAATCCAAAGATCTCAATGATATTTATAAGCGGAAAAAGAAAGTACCCATTGGAATTAAGAAAGAGGATCGAATCAAAATGGAAGTTAAGAGAACGAAATTTAAATTCAAGGGATGCGGGTGCAACGCCTAAAGAAATCGTAAGGATGCCTTGGCGGATATACAAAAAGATTATGATTGAGGTGAAAAAGGGGCTACCGAATGAAGCTTGCGGGTTGATTTCGGGATCCACGAATCTTTGTCAGACGATTTGGCCAATGAGAAATACTGAACCTACACCATATTCTTTTGCCATGGATCCCGATGAACAAGATCATGTCATGGCTAAAATGATTCATAAAAAAGAAGTTTTTATGGGAATATATCA
Coding sequences:
- the rny gene encoding ribonuclease Y yields the protein MQPITIIFILLGLIVGVVVGYLIRKSIAEAKIAGAKGSAEHILEDAKREADALKKEALLEAKDENHKLRTEMENDLRERRNELQKQENRLMQKEENLDRKDETLDKREALLERKEGTLNERQQHIEETESKVDEMVRSQQTELERISSLTRDEAKGIILDRVENELSHDIAIMVREHETRAKEDADKKAKEVLSLAIQRCAAEHVAETTVSVVNLPNDEMKGRIIGREGRNIRTLETLTGIDLIIDDTPEAVILSGFDPIRRETARIALEKLVQDGRIHPARIEEMVDKSRREVDEYIREIGEQTTFEVGVHGLHPDLIKILGRLKYRTSYGQNVLKHSMEVAYLSGLLAAELGEDERLAKRAGLLHDIGKAIDHEVEGSHVEIGVELATKYKEHPVVINSIASHHGDTEPTSIIAVLVAAADALSAARPGARSETLENYIRRLEKLEEISESYEGVEKSFAIQAGREVRIMVRPEAIDDLESHRLARDIRKRIEDELDYPGHIKVTVIRETRAVEYAK
- a CDS encoding TIGR00282 family metallophosphoesterase; translated protein: MKILFVGDVVGSMGREMITEYLPKLKKKHSPDFTIVNGENAASGRGITEKIYKQFLQDGANMVTLGNHTWDNRDIFNFIDSSKQMVRPANFPEGTPGSGLVFAEVYGKEVAVINAQGRTFMPPLDDPFKALDELVDEAKKRTSIIFVDFHAEATSEKQAIGWLLDGRVSAVIGTHTHVQTADNRILPNGTAFMCDVGMTGPYDEVLGMSKDSVLKRFQTSLPVRFEVPKTGRKILSACLIDVDQKTGKAKKIDRILINEDHPFMAEY
- the spoVS gene encoding stage V sporulation protein SpoVS codes for the protein MEILKVSAKSNPNSVAGALAGVLRERGGAEIQAIGAGALNQAVKAVAIARGFVAPSGLDLICIPAFTDILIDGEERTAIKLIVEPR
- a CDS encoding dipeptidase; amino-acid sequence: MLFDAHCDVLMKLYLEPGNKAFQSKHTLHITYPQLVESRSKIQLFAIYIPSNLKPGQRFQAALEMVNLFHNQILKPNPKLKFVTSKRDIEKLAHDEMGAMLTLEGVEAIEEDLSKLEILYRLGVRSAGLTWNWANAAADGALEPRGGGLTNFGHEVVSFLNENRVWTDVSHLCEKAFWDTIEIAEYPIASHSNAYSICPNPRNLKNDQIEALIKKDSVMGITFVPPFLNKKGTAAISDVIRHIEHVCSLGGEDHIGFGSDFDGISETVQGLSSFDQYNNLINTLQRYYSEIQVKKFLFENFVGRLPD
- a CDS encoding 2-oxoacid:acceptor oxidoreductase subunit alpha; the encoded protein is MKEQLSWKVGGQQGEGIESTGEIFSMALNRLGYFLYGYRHFSSRIKGGHTNNKIRVSTTQVRAIADDLDILVAFDQETIDVNYKELHSNGVIIADAKFKPEKPEDTDASLYIIPFTQLATELGTSLMKNMVAVGATCAVLNLDPDVFKEVVEEIFGRKGETVVEKNMEAIKQGFQTMKDELGSKVGSLQLKEADGNKRMFMIGNDAIALGALAGGVRLMAAYPITPASEIMEYLIKKLPMVGGTVIQTEDEIAAATMAIGANYGGIRSFTASAGPGLSLMMEAIGLSGMTEQPLVVVDTQRGGPSTGLPTKQEQSDLMAMIYGTHGEIPKIVLAPSTVQEAFYDTVDAFNLAEEYQCPVIILSDLQLSLGKQTVEPLDYSKVEIRRGKLVGNESELNELEAKKYFKRFEVTEDGVSPRVIPGMKNGIHHVTGVEHDETGKPSESPVNRQAQMDKRMRKVENIRFNNPIHTHAPHEEADLLLVGFNSTRGVIEEAMERLEADGLKVNHAHIRLIHPFPADELEPLMQSAKKVVVIEHNATGQLANIIKMNVRYGNKITKMTKYDGTPYLPNEIHSRCKELI
- a CDS encoding 2-oxoacid:ferredoxin oxidoreductase subunit beta; the protein is MATFKDFRNNVKPNWCPGCGDFSVQAAIQRASANVGLDPEQLAVVSGIGCSGRISGYINSYGFHGIHGRSLPIAQGLKMANKELTVIASGGDGDGFAIGLGHTIHAIRRNVDVTYIVMDNQIYGLTKGQTSPRSSSGFKTKSTPQGSIEPALAPMEMALTAGATFVAQSFSSDLKELTAIIEAGLNHKGFSLINVFSPCVTYNKINTYDWFKENLTKLSDVEGYDPSNREQAMNTLMEKDGLVTGLIYQNKEQPSYQDLVTGYSEEPLSTHDLKLDEDKFNELVKEFM
- a CDS encoding M67 family metallopeptidase, which codes for MPWRIYKKIMIEVKKGLPNEACGLISGSTNLCQTIWPMRNTEPTPYSFAMDPDEQDHVMAKMIHKKEVFMGIYHSHPYGSPVPSKDDVTFSQFPEVYYFIAAVGGRKEEIRCYTINNGKVKHIDIVFE